One segment of Ficedula albicollis isolate OC2 chromosome 2, FicAlb1.5, whole genome shotgun sequence DNA contains the following:
- the UBA5 gene encoding ubiquitin-like modifier-activating enzyme 5: MADPGRLERLERRVRELEEELGRERRGRGAARARIDTMSAEVTDCNPYSRLMALKRMGIVKDYEKIRTFAVAVVGVGGVGSVTAEMLTRCGIGKLLLFDYDKVELANMNRLFFQPHQAGLSKVQAAEHTLREINPDVQFEVHNYNITTLDNFEHFMDRISNGALEEGKPVDLVLSCVDNFEARMAINTACNELGQIWMESGVSENAVSGHIQLIIPGESACFACAPPLVVAANIDEKTLKREGVCAASLPTTMGVVAGMLVQNVLKYLLNFGTVSYYLGYNAMQDFFPTMSMKPNPQCSDHNCRKQQENYKKKEAARPKEEVIEKEEEIVHEDNDWGIELVSEISEDELKAASGPVPELPEGISVAYTIPDKEENLIIGETVAESEESLEELMAKMRNM; the protein is encoded by the exons ATGGCGGACCCCGGGCGGCTGGAGCGGCTGGAGCGGCGCGTgcgggagctggaggaggagctgggccGGGAGCGGCGCGGGCGGGGAGCGGCGCGGGCCCGCATCGACACCATGAGCGCCGAGGTGACCGACTGCAACCCCTACAG tcGCTTGATGGCGTTAAAAAGAATGGGAATTGTCAAAGACTATGAG aaaatCCGTACCTTCGCAGTTGCAGTAGTGGGTGTAGGGGGTGTTGGCAGTGTGACTGCTGAAATGCTGACAAGGTGTGGCATTGGTAAG CTGCTTCTGTTTGATTATGACAAAGTGGAACTGGCAAACATGAACAGACTCTTCTTCCAACCTCATCAAGCTGGATTAAGTAAAGTGCAAGCAGCAGAGCATACTTTGAG GGAAATTAATCCTGATGTTCAGTTTGAAGTACATAACTACAACATCACAACACTGGACAACTTTGAGCACTTCATGGATAGAATAAG TAATGGTGCACTGGAGGAAGGGAAGCCTGTGGATCTGGTTCTAAGCTGTGTGGACAACTTTGAAGCTCGCATGGCAATTAACACG GCCTGCAATGAACTTGGGCAAATCTGGATGGAGTCTGGAGTGAGTGAAAATGCAGTGTCAGGACACATCCAGCTGATCATACCTGGTGAATCCGCTTGTTTTGCG TGTGCTCCTCCACTGGTGGTAGCTGCAAATATTGATGAGAAGACATTGAAACGAGAAGGAGTTTGTGCAGCCAGTCTTCCTACCACCATGGGTGTTGTGGCAGGAATGCTTGTACAAAATGTTCTGAA ATACCTATTAAATTTTGGTACTGTGAGTTATTATCTTGGTTACAATGCGATGCAGGATTTCTTCCCAACTATGTCTATGAAGCCAAACCCCCAATGTAGTGACCACAATtgcagaaaacagcaagaaaattatAAG AAAAAAGAAGCTGCAAGACCAAAAGAAGAAGTAattgaaaaggaagaagaaatagtGCATGAAGACAATGACTGGG GCATTGAATTAGTATCAGAAATTTCAGAAGATGAGCTGAAGGCTGCATCTGGCCCGGTACCTGAGCTTCCTGAGGGAATTAGTGTAGCATATACTATCCCAGACAAG GAAGAGAATTTAATAATTGGGGAGACAGTAGCAGAGTCTGAAGAAAGCCTAGAAGAACTCATGGCCAAAATGAGAAATATGTAG